In a genomic window of Paracoccaceae bacterium:
- a CDS encoding ShlB/FhaC/HecB family hemolysin secretion/activation protein — MSPGTSLAQTASEITPDNFQPELRNFDGSVVFTGEEGTQAPPGSENIGITLGGVNLQDALPEMAAANDAFEARLTRGRIPVSELFVAAAELEEAYAQAGFVLARVVLRQQTLRNGSALDVIVVNGFVETVDTTNVPENIKARVDQLTQQLVNRPGLTRRELERQLLLAGDTPGTALRSALARGETLGGTVIALDPEYRVMTGFVGFGNPASDELGEFTLDFGAELNSAFKLGETIYIRLSTAPDSVFGSDPTSRIFAVGAVLPLGSSGASLNVEATQSDTTPDNPLVPTRSDFSRQSVRLIYPFIRERQWNVSGQFALDTAQDSQELISGATIFEDQLTVLRGGADLTYLHENGALSRGNLVVSVGIDAFGARTEGDAMSSTIPLSRAGADAEFTKLAGSFSHSGALNDWLSLAVSARFQSSFGEPLLTSEQFSLVGPQELSTFDSGSLRGDSGWVARTELSTQLETSVGQIPLLVSPYLFAGFGYAKIENPTAIEQRSTEALAYGIGVDLFSRIESNYRSNSIRVEYGIGERDDAFPDNQRLSVLANFRF, encoded by the coding sequence ATGAGTCCAGGAACAAGCCTGGCGCAGACAGCGAGCGAGATCACGCCCGATAACTTCCAACCGGAACTGCGGAATTTCGATGGATCTGTGGTTTTCACAGGGGAGGAGGGCACACAAGCGCCACCCGGATCTGAAAACATCGGCATCACGCTGGGCGGGGTTAATCTTCAAGACGCGTTGCCGGAAATGGCCGCCGCTAACGACGCCTTTGAGGCACGTTTGACCCGGGGCCGGATACCCGTCTCGGAACTCTTTGTTGCCGCAGCGGAACTCGAGGAGGCCTACGCGCAAGCTGGCTTCGTTCTCGCCCGCGTGGTACTTCGTCAGCAGACGTTGCGCAACGGTAGCGCGCTAGACGTAATTGTCGTTAACGGATTTGTCGAGACAGTGGACACGACAAATGTGCCGGAGAACATCAAAGCCCGCGTCGATCAGTTGACTCAGCAGCTTGTGAATCGTCCCGGCCTCACGCGGCGTGAACTCGAACGACAGCTTCTGCTGGCTGGCGACACTCCCGGTACGGCGCTCCGCTCCGCTCTTGCTCGCGGCGAAACCCTGGGCGGCACCGTTATTGCACTCGATCCGGAGTACCGGGTGATGACCGGTTTCGTCGGCTTCGGAAATCCTGCAAGCGATGAGCTGGGCGAATTCACGCTGGACTTCGGGGCTGAGTTGAACAGTGCCTTTAAACTGGGCGAAACAATTTACATCCGGCTCTCAACCGCACCCGACAGCGTGTTCGGGAGCGACCCGACAAGTAGGATCTTTGCGGTTGGCGCAGTCCTGCCCCTTGGATCATCCGGCGCCAGCCTGAATGTCGAAGCGACGCAAAGCGACACGACGCCGGATAATCCGCTTGTGCCGACACGATCAGACTTTAGTCGCCAATCCGTGCGTTTGATCTATCCGTTTATCCGAGAGAGACAATGGAACGTGTCTGGACAATTCGCCCTTGACACAGCGCAAGACAGTCAAGAGTTGATAAGCGGCGCTACAATTTTCGAAGACCAACTTACAGTCCTGCGAGGAGGCGCCGACCTTACCTATCTCCATGAAAACGGCGCGTTGAGCCGGGGAAACCTGGTTGTTTCGGTGGGAATTGACGCGTTTGGTGCCAGAACAGAAGGCGACGCCATGAGCTCAACCATACCCCTTTCTCGTGCCGGAGCCGATGCCGAATTCACCAAACTTGCCGGATCTTTTTCCCACAGCGGCGCGCTGAATGACTGGTTGTCCCTTGCAGTATCAGCGCGGTTTCAAAGCTCTTTCGGGGAGCCGCTTCTGACCTCTGAACAGTTTTCGCTTGTTGGGCCGCAGGAACTCTCGACATTCGACTCCGGGTCGTTGCGTGGCGACAGTGGTTGGGTGGCTCGAACTGAGCTCTCCACGCAGCTTGAGACAAGCGTCGGACAGATACCGCTTTTGGTATCACCTTATCTATTTGCCGGTTTCGGCTATGCGAAAATCGAAAATCCGACTGCCATTGAGCAGCGTTCAACAGAAGCGCTCGCTTACGGGATAGGAGTAGACCTGTTTTCGCGGATCGAGTCGAACTACCGGTCAAATTCTATCAGGGTTGAGTATGGAATAGGAGAGCGAGATGATGCATTCCCGGATAACCAGCGCCTCAGTGTTTTGGCCAACTTCCGCTTTTAA
- a CDS encoding serine protease, which translates to MLAEVSPLFRYHATVVNGDFLGSSFELESGLIATNAHVVRGIGVGSSIKLVVSDRRKPVRAVLVAVSEKIDLALLQIPAGILDTPSASTKIGAAELMQIVGVVARNGPRAVATGTGYVLRKEVFIPHFGPGMILRTRGVTPGFSGGPVFDGQDRIVGMLTALRNRPSGTEALVITVAEIREEARRLLSN; encoded by the coding sequence GTGCTGGCAGAGGTCAGCCCCCTCTTTCGGTACCACGCGACCGTCGTAAACGGGGACTTCCTTGGATCCAGTTTTGAACTTGAAAGCGGGCTCATCGCAACAAACGCACATGTCGTGCGGGGCATAGGCGTAGGGTCATCAATAAAACTTGTTGTATCTGACAGGCGCAAACCGGTGCGCGCTGTGCTGGTCGCAGTCAGCGAAAAAATCGATCTTGCGTTGTTGCAGATCCCGGCGGGTATTCTTGATACACCTTCAGCAAGCACCAAAATTGGTGCAGCGGAACTAATGCAAATTGTCGGCGTTGTTGCTCGAAATGGCCCGAGGGCAGTGGCGACTGGTACCGGGTACGTGCTCCGGAAAGAAGTCTTCATACCACACTTCGGACCGGGCATGATCCTGCGCACGCGAGGCGTGACGCCGGGTTTTTCAGGCGGACCCGTTTTTGACGGACAGGATCGGATCGTGGGAATGCTGACAGCACTTCGAAACCGCCCAAGCGGGACGGAAGCGCTTGTTATCACCGTTGCCGAGATCCGCGAGGAGGCCCGCCGACTCTTGAGCAATTGA
- a CDS encoding caspase family protein encodes MLGFSADAGQSQVAAITSPVPEERRVALVLGNSAYQDTKDIRALTKPVNDAFDMAEALRGLGFEVFPGADLDYAETLSVVDDFAEAAETADVALFFYSGHAGQIEGRNVLMPVDTERTEDNGTVYYERVVPLANVIARLDRAPGVKILLLDACQNPLTGSLTTEDQTGLAGVAAGRNVFIAYATLPNREAYEGIRGRNSYFTKAVLSHIRVPGVQIEDMFKAVRRDVSADTRGVQIPWDNSGLVQDFFFDPGDVEASPETLWWQLAAVNKDPDLARLYLDRFPAGTHAKSAEALVNAPDGKASEATGNNTRQERALWQLVVRSRSVDLAREYLEMFPDGPEREAARTLIGRAENRAAETPEEACVNLALHPRDGQSLRGGVPMWQLAGHAEEAITACKRAGTDNPQEGKYLGLLARTLWADGQTQLALESYEAAIALGDMRAALSLGLILEDGRRGVPQDPERARALYTSAAHRGFSDGLINLAVAMRRGVGGDKDPEGAFLLLKEAADAGSPLAAINLGRLALQGFGNGEAQGLKYLEDAIRYGAVDAFLPAAILYDQGRGIRPDPFRAADYLLEAVAGDRGDALALLTEPHTRAGWSPDTIRAMQATLVRRGLYHGVLSGVPSAAFDTALADWRNGGYLRPDEKRGLQVGSD; translated from the coding sequence GTGCTAGGATTTTCGGCGGACGCAGGCCAGTCTCAGGTAGCTGCGATTACCTCACCCGTACCAGAGGAACGGCGCGTTGCGCTGGTCCTTGGCAATTCGGCCTATCAGGACACCAAGGACATACGGGCACTGACGAAGCCGGTGAACGACGCCTTCGATATGGCCGAGGCACTGCGTGGGCTGGGATTCGAGGTCTTTCCTGGTGCGGACCTCGATTATGCCGAGACCCTTTCCGTGGTCGACGATTTTGCCGAAGCGGCGGAAACGGCTGATGTGGCGCTCTTTTTTTATTCCGGGCATGCAGGCCAGATCGAGGGCCGCAACGTGCTCATGCCGGTTGATACGGAACGCACAGAGGACAATGGGACGGTGTACTACGAACGCGTCGTGCCACTGGCGAACGTCATCGCGCGTCTTGATCGGGCTCCCGGAGTTAAGATCCTGCTGCTCGATGCTTGCCAGAACCCGCTGACGGGCAGTTTGACGACGGAAGACCAAACTGGGCTGGCGGGGGTAGCGGCTGGAAGAAACGTCTTCATCGCATACGCTACGCTACCTAACCGTGAGGCCTACGAGGGTATTCGCGGACGCAACAGCTATTTCACGAAAGCGGTTTTGAGCCACATCCGGGTACCGGGCGTACAGATAGAAGACATGTTCAAAGCCGTGCGACGGGACGTGAGTGCAGACACGCGCGGGGTCCAAATCCCTTGGGACAACTCCGGGCTCGTTCAGGACTTTTTTTTTGATCCCGGCGATGTGGAGGCGTCGCCCGAAACGCTCTGGTGGCAGCTTGCAGCGGTCAATAAAGACCCTGACCTGGCACGACTCTACCTCGATCGGTTTCCGGCAGGTACTCATGCGAAGTCGGCGGAGGCGCTGGTCAACGCTCCCGATGGCAAAGCTTCTGAGGCAACCGGCAATAACACGCGGCAGGAGCGCGCGCTCTGGCAACTGGTTGTACGGTCGCGATCGGTGGATTTGGCGCGTGAATATCTCGAGATGTTTCCTGATGGCCCCGAGCGCGAGGCGGCACGTACGCTGATCGGCCGGGCAGAAAACCGTGCCGCCGAAACGCCGGAGGAGGCGTGTGTAAATCTTGCCCTCCACCCCCGCGACGGTCAATCATTGCGCGGAGGTGTGCCGATGTGGCAGCTGGCTGGTCACGCAGAAGAGGCGATCACAGCCTGCAAGCGCGCTGGGACTGACAATCCGCAGGAAGGCAAATACCTGGGCCTTCTGGCGAGAACGCTATGGGCGGATGGACAAACCCAGCTTGCGCTTGAGAGCTACGAGGCTGCAATCGCTCTCGGCGACATGCGCGCCGCGCTCAGCCTTGGCCTCATTCTGGAAGATGGACGGCGCGGCGTACCACAAGACCCGGAACGTGCCCGCGCGCTCTACACCAGTGCTGCACACCGCGGCTTCAGTGACGGGCTGATCAATCTCGCGGTCGCAATGCGCCGTGGTGTTGGCGGTGACAAAGACCCTGAGGGCGCGTTTTTGCTGCTGAAGGAAGCGGCCGACGCCGGATCGCCGCTTGCTGCGATAAACTTAGGCAGGCTGGCCTTGCAGGGTTTCGGAAATGGTGAAGCGCAGGGGCTCAAATACCTTGAGGATGCGATCAGGTACGGCGCTGTCGACGCGTTTTTGCCGGCTGCGATCCTTTACGATCAAGGTCGTGGTATCAGGCCTGATCCGTTCCGCGCTGCCGATTACCTCCTGGAGGCGGTCGCGGGTGACCGGGGCGATGCGCTGGCCCTGTTGACAGAGCCCCATACGCGCGCAGGGTGGTCGCCCGATACGATCCGGGCGATGCAGGCCACGCTAGTTCGCCGAGGACTTTACCACGGCGTCTTGAGCGGAGTGCCGAGCGCGGCGTTTGACACCGCGCTCGCAGACTGGCGCAACGGCGGCTATCTCAGGCCTGACGAAAAGCGGGGGTTACAAGTTGGCTCAGATTAA
- a CDS encoding conjugal transfer protein TraG yields MSATKILWGQILIVCLIVLTTTWAATQWTALRLGFQPQLGQPWFELLGMPIYYPPAFFWWWYAYDAYAPPIFIEGALIAASGGFLSVGVAIFMSVLRAREAENVDTYGSARWADESDIRTAGLFDPDGVILGKRDHDYLRHDGPEHVLCFAPTRSGKGVGLVIPTLLTWPGSAIVHDIKGENWHLTSGFRAKHGRVLLFDPTNAKSSAYNPLLEVRRGEWEVRDVQNIADILVDPEGSLEKRNHWEKTSHALLVGTILHVLYAETDKTLAAVAKFLSDPKHPIETTLETMKTTAHLGDAGAHPVVAGAARELLNKSPNERSGVLSTAMSFLSLYRDPVVADVTRRCDWRIADLFGSAKPVTLYLVVPPSDINRTKPLIRLILNQIGRRLTEDLEGKDRRHRLLLLLDEFPALGRLDFFESALAFMAGYGIKSFLIAQSLNQIEKAYGPNNSILDNCHVRVSFATNDERTAKRVSDALGTATEMRAMKNYAGHRLSPWLGHLMVSRQETPRPLLTPGEVMQLPPTDEIVMVAGTSPIRAQKARYFKDAQLQARVLPPATAQKTDAPANDDWSQIAPPRPPEIADPETQTAEDATTDDPNEQRRQPELDRTQETEKEKLIENEFEPDLKKPPKDQTVQLRQLDQQARQLARQASMDPNDGIDM; encoded by the coding sequence ATGTCAGCAACGAAAATCCTCTGGGGTCAGATCCTTATCGTGTGTCTAATCGTGCTCACCACGACTTGGGCTGCGACACAGTGGACAGCGCTGCGGCTCGGCTTCCAACCACAGTTGGGGCAGCCGTGGTTCGAATTGCTCGGAATGCCCATCTACTACCCACCCGCCTTCTTCTGGTGGTGGTATGCCTATGACGCCTACGCGCCACCGATCTTTATCGAAGGTGCCCTGATCGCCGCATCGGGCGGTTTTTTGTCGGTTGGCGTTGCGATCTTCATGTCGGTCTTGCGGGCGCGCGAAGCTGAGAACGTCGACACATATGGATCGGCCCGTTGGGCTGACGAGAGCGACATCCGTACAGCAGGGCTGTTTGACCCGGATGGAGTGATCCTCGGAAAGCGTGACCATGATTACCTGCGACACGACGGGCCGGAGCACGTGCTGTGTTTTGCACCCACACGATCCGGCAAAGGCGTCGGCCTCGTCATTCCGACGCTCCTGACCTGGCCCGGATCAGCAATCGTCCACGACATCAAAGGCGAGAACTGGCATCTGACATCGGGCTTCCGCGCGAAGCACGGTCGCGTTCTGCTGTTCGATCCGACCAACGCAAAATCGTCCGCCTACAATCCGCTGCTGGAAGTGCGCAGGGGCGAATGGGAGGTGCGCGATGTCCAGAACATTGCCGACATCCTGGTCGACCCCGAAGGCTCACTCGAAAAACGCAATCACTGGGAAAAGACCAGTCACGCTCTGCTGGTCGGAACCATCCTGCATGTTCTCTATGCCGAGACAGACAAAACCCTCGCCGCCGTCGCGAAATTCCTGTCTGACCCGAAGCATCCCATCGAAACCACGCTTGAGACAATGAAGACCACCGCGCATCTCGGGGACGCTGGAGCGCATCCCGTCGTTGCAGGTGCCGCGCGTGAGCTGCTGAACAAGTCGCCTAACGAGCGGTCCGGTGTGCTGTCTACGGCAATGTCGTTTCTCAGTCTCTACCGCGATCCCGTCGTGGCAGACGTCACCCGGCGCTGTGATTGGCGGATTGCCGATCTGTTCGGGAGTGCCAAACCGGTCACACTATACCTCGTGGTGCCACCGTCTGACATCAACCGCACCAAACCGCTGATCCGCCTGATCTTGAACCAGATCGGCCGCCGATTGACCGAGGATCTCGAGGGTAAGGATCGGCGTCACCGCCTCCTCCTGTTGCTGGACGAGTTTCCAGCATTGGGACGGCTCGATTTCTTCGAAAGCGCACTGGCATTCATGGCAGGTTATGGCATCAAGAGCTTCCTGATCGCACAATCCTTGAACCAGATCGAGAAAGCTTATGGGCCCAACAACTCGATCCTCGATAATTGCCATGTGCGGGTCAGCTTCGCCACCAATGACGAGCGGACGGCAAAGCGTGTGTCCGATGCTTTGGGTACGGCAACCGAGATGCGTGCGATGAAGAACTATGCAGGCCACCGCCTGTCCCCCTGGCTCGGCCATCTGATGGTCAGCCGACAGGAAACCCCACGCCCTCTCCTCACCCCCGGCGAGGTGATGCAGCTTCCACCCACAGACGAGATTGTCATGGTGGCGGGAACATCGCCGATCCGGGCGCAAAAGGCGCGGTACTTCAAGGATGCCCAATTGCAAGCCCGCGTTCTGCCGCCCGCGACGGCACAGAAGACTGATGCACCGGCGAACGATGACTGGAGTCAGATAGCACCACCCAGGCCACCAGAGATCGCTGATCCCGAGACGCAGACGGCAGAAGACGCGACCACCGATGATCCGAACGAACAGCGTCGGCAACCTGAGTTGGACCGAACCCAAGAAACAGAGAAGGAAAAACTCATCGAGAACGAATTTGAGCCGGACCTGAAGAAGCCGCCGAAAGATCAGACCGTTCAATTGAGGCAGCTTGATCAACAAGCCCGCCAGCTTGCCCGCCAAGCCTCGATGGATCCCAACGACGGCATCGACATGTGA
- a CDS encoding filamentous hemagglutinin N-terminal domain-containing protein, translating to MRSVLLTSVCSSCFFTTSVAQELPQGGTVAHGDVVIGQSAPGSMTIRQGSDSAIVNWNSFSVGAGAHVDIRQPNSSSTILNRVSGATTSEIHGRLTANGQVHLVNPNGILIGPNGSVSAGSFVASSLSIADDDFLAGRFRYNGDGNSATVENQGRVSIGRGGYAALLGGRIKNSGTITVPMGKIAFGSGERIVLDLDGDQFLQVALPTVGEDGDDALIDNSGLASAQGGRVEMRAATAREAVRQAVNLSGVAEAQSVSVHNGAIILGGGKGGKVNVTGRIRAGGQASTPSPDVSIRPLARPSITITGDRIELAGAEIDASAAGGGGIVRIGGDFGGVGDMPRATEVTVDERTSIRADALGHGDGGRVVIWSELRTEYSGFGSVRGGDNAGDGGFYEVSSRETLRYAGLTDRRAPKGRSGELLLDPRNIVVGTGTGAENEVDIEADLELGDVTLDTSDALGQQQDEAGDIFINADLDWNAATQLTLTADNDIFVNSSITANAGSVDLNAGQNISINGAVTASPDQAVDGLTVSAGGTITATGDVDVGRFFLGNGDWQQFNTTAEFSANSFGLNQSLASFARTRSAGDPDLPPLIFDVYGLQGIGTFGSSFTLAQNIDESGLEEWGIGNNRGFQPIEGFTGTFDGNGFAVSGLFQNIVDGDGGGDGNQGARRVGLFETIEAGATVRDLTIEGADFTGSTGGILADTNNGTIRNVRVLGTLETEGEQTGGLVGINRGLIEDSLADISVNVGSSGFEDRNSVGGFAGQNFGRINRSHALGDINISNDDNVSNSGDVLAGGFVGEELGVELLTINDSYAQGSVTISNGSGSESTPVIVAGGFVGLMNGTINRSYSTGEVLVSGDAITSEGGFAGATGVNASGSRNFWDEDTSGQATSAFGTALSTAEFQDTETFIGLASRLDPDDPPSWDFGTTWAPGDEGFYPANYTTTPVILIEPVNEPVPTVQYGLSGEPFTSTVFSPSPLTYVFAEEGDSVGDVTVFTDLEPGAPVGLQTYRIETEELESVNGVTYRIVDRPGVVEITAAPLTIIADDDTKTYGEFFTPSNFTVSGTIFFDDSVESVALASDGSAVQAAVDPGEASYSIVATEDGASGSGLDNYDITFVSGTLTINPAPLTITPDQQVKAFGETFVFAGDEFTTSGFAVPGDGINEISLSSLGAPSEADVGDYSITIGDFSGVGLENYLITEGTGTLVVQSNADDFVPRPEVITPAGLPDPPDVVDFGDDLSGFFPATGEFLGPDAAQSSAEVLSLSDALDIAADACGQGGGDVGRYLACLSDALDSFAGELDAIALDLPPSMENIAQIVRDASLRINAAATRATARLATAETEAERRAIQGEAASEARAALAIASAEIRSAITLVRADDPQSAEFERATILSVADAIDTLGSELERVSDL from the coding sequence GTGCGCTCAGTTTTACTTACATCGGTCTGCTCCTCTTGTTTTTTCACCACGAGCGTTGCGCAAGAATTGCCGCAGGGCGGCACCGTTGCGCACGGCGATGTGGTAATTGGCCAATCCGCGCCCGGCTCTATGACAATCCGGCAAGGGTCCGACTCGGCCATCGTCAACTGGAATTCATTTTCTGTCGGGGCAGGCGCCCATGTTGACATTCGACAACCCAATTCCAGTTCAACTATTCTCAATCGAGTTTCGGGAGCGACTACGAGTGAAATTCACGGTCGGCTGACGGCCAACGGGCAGGTTCACCTCGTAAACCCCAACGGCATTCTGATCGGACCCAACGGGAGTGTCAGCGCCGGCAGTTTCGTGGCCTCATCGCTCAGCATTGCAGATGACGATTTTCTTGCAGGGCGGTTTCGCTACAACGGTGACGGCAACTCGGCGACGGTGGAGAACCAAGGGCGCGTCTCAATTGGTCGTGGCGGCTACGCTGCACTACTCGGTGGCAGGATAAAGAACTCCGGAACGATCACGGTTCCGATGGGCAAGATTGCCTTCGGTTCGGGAGAACGTATCGTGTTGGACCTCGACGGCGATCAATTTCTGCAAGTTGCCTTGCCTACCGTGGGCGAGGATGGCGATGACGCACTAATCGATAACTCTGGTTTGGCCAGCGCGCAAGGCGGTCGTGTGGAAATGCGCGCGGCGACGGCTCGTGAAGCGGTGCGGCAGGCGGTGAACTTGAGCGGTGTCGCTGAGGCGCAGTCAGTGTCAGTGCATAACGGTGCGATCATTCTTGGTGGGGGTAAAGGCGGAAAGGTGAACGTGACAGGGCGCATACGTGCAGGTGGTCAAGCTTCTACGCCCAGTCCGGACGTATCGATCCGCCCGTTGGCCCGCCCCAGCATTACCATCACTGGCGATCGAATTGAACTTGCGGGCGCTGAGATTGACGCAAGCGCGGCCGGCGGCGGCGGGATTGTTCGGATCGGGGGCGATTTCGGTGGAGTTGGTGACATGCCGCGCGCGACAGAGGTAACGGTTGACGAGAGGACCAGTATCCGCGCGGACGCTTTGGGGCACGGCGACGGCGGTCGGGTTGTAATCTGGTCGGAGTTACGCACCGAATATTCTGGTTTCGGTTCCGTGAGAGGAGGCGACAACGCAGGCGACGGCGGGTTTTACGAAGTGTCGAGCCGCGAGACGTTGCGCTATGCGGGGCTTACGGACCGGCGAGCTCCCAAGGGCCGTTCGGGAGAGCTGCTCCTTGACCCCCGCAATATCGTGGTCGGGACTGGTACCGGAGCCGAGAACGAGGTGGATATCGAAGCCGATCTCGAACTAGGTGATGTGACGCTGGACACGTCCGACGCGTTGGGGCAGCAGCAGGACGAAGCCGGTGATATCTTTATCAACGCTGATCTCGACTGGAATGCCGCAACGCAGCTCACCCTGACAGCTGACAATGACATTTTTGTCAATAGTTCGATCACAGCAAATGCGGGTAGCGTCGATCTGAACGCAGGCCAGAACATCTCTATCAACGGCGCAGTCACCGCGTCACCCGATCAGGCTGTCGATGGCTTGACAGTTTCCGCGGGCGGAACGATCACGGCCACTGGCGACGTCGACGTGGGCAGGTTCTTTCTAGGAAACGGGGACTGGCAACAGTTCAATACGACCGCTGAATTTTCGGCAAATAGTTTTGGGCTAAACCAATCCCTTGCTTCTTTTGCGCGCACTCGTTCTGCTGGCGATCCTGATCTGCCTCCGCTGATCTTCGACGTATACGGGCTGCAGGGCATCGGTACCTTTGGCTCCAGTTTTACGCTGGCGCAGAACATTGATGAAAGCGGGCTCGAAGAGTGGGGTATCGGCAACAATCGAGGCTTCCAGCCGATCGAGGGATTTACCGGAACATTCGACGGCAATGGGTTCGCGGTTTCCGGTCTGTTTCAGAACATCGTTGACGGGGATGGGGGCGGAGATGGCAACCAAGGTGCCAGACGCGTAGGGCTGTTCGAAACCATCGAGGCGGGCGCGACAGTCCGCGACCTGACAATCGAGGGCGCAGACTTCACTGGCAGCACCGGCGGTATACTGGCCGACACAAATAACGGCACAATACGCAACGTTCGGGTTTTAGGCACACTTGAAACAGAAGGCGAACAGACGGGTGGACTGGTTGGCATAAACAGGGGGCTGATCGAAGACAGCCTCGCGGATATTTCTGTAAACGTTGGAAGTTCCGGGTTTGAGGATAGAAACTCGGTCGGCGGTTTTGCCGGTCAAAACTTTGGGCGGATCAACCGATCCCATGCTCTTGGCGACATCAACATTAGCAATGATGACAACGTTAGCAATTCTGGCGACGTTCTTGCCGGCGGCTTTGTGGGCGAGGAGTTGGGGGTTGAACTGCTGACAATTAACGACTCCTACGCCCAGGGCAGTGTGACGATTTCCAATGGCAGCGGTTCAGAATCAACACCCGTGATTGTTGCCGGCGGTTTCGTTGGACTCATGAACGGTACGATCAACAGATCCTATTCGACGGGCGAGGTATTGGTTTCCGGCGATGCAATCACTTCTGAAGGCGGATTTGCCGGCGCTACCGGAGTCAACGCGTCGGGTAGTCGCAATTTTTGGGACGAGGACACATCGGGACAGGCAACGAGCGCCTTTGGGACCGCTTTAAGTACCGCTGAGTTCCAGGATACCGAAACCTTCATTGGCCTTGCCAGTCGTCTCGATCCTGACGATCCTCCAAGTTGGGATTTCGGAACGACGTGGGCGCCCGGGGACGAGGGGTTTTACCCTGCGAACTATACAACAACACCGGTCATCTTGATCGAACCCGTCAATGAGCCAGTGCCAACTGTACAATACGGACTGTCCGGTGAGCCGTTCACAAGCACAGTATTCAGCCCCAGTCCTTTGACCTACGTGTTTGCAGAAGAGGGCGACTCTGTCGGTGACGTGACAGTCTTCACGGATTTGGAACCCGGCGCACCGGTTGGTTTGCAGACATACCGTATTGAAACAGAAGAACTGGAAAGCGTGAATGGTGTGACGTACCGCATCGTTGACCGACCGGGTGTCGTAGAGATAACAGCTGCGCCGCTCACGATCATCGCAGACGACGATACAAAGACGTATGGGGAGTTCTTCACGCCGAGCAATTTTACCGTTTCGGGGACAATCTTCTTCGACGACAGCGTCGAGTCAGTTGCTTTGGCTAGCGATGGCTCCGCTGTCCAGGCTGCTGTCGATCCAGGCGAAGCAAGCTATTCAATTGTAGCCACCGAGGATGGAGCGTCGGGGTCAGGACTGGATAACTATGATATTACGTTTGTAAGTGGAACGCTTACGATAAACCCTGCGCCTTTAACCATCACACCTGACCAACAGGTTAAGGCATTTGGCGAGACCTTCGTGTTTGCAGGCGACGAGTTCACGACCAGCGGTTTTGCGGTTCCCGGCGACGGGATAAACGAAATCTCGCTGTCGAGCCTAGGCGCTCCGTCTGAGGCCGATGTCGGTGATTATTCGATTACGATTGGCGATTTCTCGGGAGTGGGCCTGGAAAATTATCTAATCACCGAAGGCACGGGAACTTTAGTAGTCCAGTCTAATGCTGACGACTTCGTCCCGCGGCCTGAGGTGATTACACCCGCTGGATTACCAGATCCACCTGATGTCGTTGACTTCGGTGATGATCTTAGCGGGTTTTTCCCCGCCACTGGGGAATTCCTCGGGCCAGATGCCGCACAAAGCTCCGCCGAAGTTCTGTCGCTTTCGGACGCGCTTGATATCGCCGCAGACGCCTGCGGACAGGGTGGAGGAGACGTGGGCCGATACCTAGCCTGCCTGTCCGACGCTCTGGACAGTTTCGCCGGTGAACTCGACGCGATTGCGCTCGATTTACCTCCAAGTATGGAGAACATTGCACAGATCGTCCGCGATGCGAGCCTTCGGATCAACGCGGCGGCGACGCGCGCAACCGCTCGTTTGGCGACCGCGGAAACGGAAGCTGAACGACGGGCCATCCAGGGCGAAGCCGCTAGTGAAGCTCGCGCGGCACTGGCAATCGCCTCCGCAGAGATCAGGAGCGCCATAACACTGGTACGTGCCGATGATCCGCAAAGTGCGGAATTTGAGCGTGCGACAATTTTATCGGTGGCAGACGCAATCGACACGTTGGGAAGCGAACTGGAACGTGTGAGCGATCTATGA
- a CDS encoding CopG family transcriptional regulator produces MKQPKKQRLSVYLDPDIMAALADYAARRDHSRSLVAEAAIASFLSPDAAERQEAATTKRLDQIDRRMDRLERDLSISVETLALFVRFWLTTNPPLPEPARAAAQAQAGERYDAFIAALGRRLTKGPALRQEVLEDIPQ; encoded by the coding sequence ATGAAACAGCCAAAAAAGCAGCGCCTGTCCGTCTATCTCGACCCAGACATTATGGCTGCGCTGGCCGATTACGCAGCCAGACGGGATCATTCCCGGTCTCTTGTCGCCGAAGCCGCGATTGCTTCGTTCCTGTCACCTGACGCCGCCGAACGCCAAGAAGCGGCGACCACAAAACGCCTCGACCAGATCGACCGCCGGATGGACCGCCTAGAACGAGACCTCAGTATCTCGGTCGAAACACTCGCGCTGTTCGTGCGCTTCTGGCTAACGACGAACCCGCCACTTCCAGAGCCTGCCCGCGCCGCGGCCCAAGCCCAAGCTGGCGAGCGGTATGACGCCTTTATTGCAGCACTCGGGCGACGGTTGACCAAGGGGCCTGCGCTGCGGCAGGAGGTTTTAGAGGACATACCCCAGTAG